A region of the Lachancea thermotolerans CBS 6340 chromosome E complete sequence genome:
GTCGCCAAGTTCGGCATTGACACCAGAAACATGTTCGGCTTTGACAGCTGGGTCGGTGGCCGTTACTCCGTGTGGTCTGCCATTGGCTTATCCGTCGCCTTGTACATTGGTTTCGACAACTTTGAAGCCTTTTTGAAGGGTGCCGAAGCTGTTGACAAGCATTTCGTCGAGACCCCACTAGAGGACAACATTCCTTTGTTAGGTGGTCTATTGTCTGTTTGGTACAACAACTTCTACGGTGCTCAGACTCATTTGGTTGCTCCATTCGACCAGTACCTACACAGATTCCCAGCTTACTTGCAACAGTTGTCCATGGAATCTAACGGTAAGAGCGTGACTCGTGGTAATGTTTTTACTAACTACACCACTGGTCCAATCTTGTTTGGTGAGCCAGCCACCAACGCTCAGCactctttcttccaattGGTTCACCAGGGTACCAAGGTCATCCCATCTGACTTTATCTTGGCTGCCCAGTCTCACAACCCAATTGAGAACAACTTGCACCAAAAGATGTTGGCTTCTAACTTCTTCGCTCAAGCTGAGGCCTTGATGGTCGGCAAGGACGAGGAGCAGGTCAAGTCCGAGGGTGCCACTGGCGGTTTGGTCCCACACAAGGTTTTCTCTGGTAACAGACCAACTACTTCTATTTTGGCTCAAAAGATCACCCCTGCTGCCTTGGGTGCTTTGATTGTCTACTACGAGCACTTGACCTTCACCGAGGGTGCCATCTGGAACATCAACTCTTTCGACCAATGGGGTGTTGAGCTAGGTAAGGTCTTGGCCAAGGTTATTGGCAAGGAGTTGGAGGGTTCTGACAATGTTAAGGCTCACGACGCTTCCACCAATGGTCTAATCAACCAATTCAAGTCTTGGTTGTAAGAATAGCTATCAGAGCTGCAATGAGACCTACACTTGCGATataaagaagcttttgttAACGAGTTTATGTATTTTCAATAAGTATATGCAATTGGAAAATCTTTTATGATGATAAAGAAGTTAGAGTAAAATTTCCCGTCTTATTGAAAGAGGCGCCCATCTTCGAAAGGTCGGTTAGCGATGGCTGATGAGGCTACgcatcaagaaactgttgCACCGGTCAGCACaattgctgaagaaagGCAGAAGCGCTACACTCgctggaaaaaaaactcaaagctttaCTATGATTATTTGAACACCAATAGCACAAAATGGCCATCTCTGACGTGCCAGCTTTTTCCAGACCTCGACTTAGCGACTGATGAACACCGCATACTACTTTCGTCGTTTACTTCGTCGCAAGTTCCCGAGGATGAATCATTGTACGTGGCCCGGTTGTCATCGATGAAGCATATACCTTGGAGTTCGCTGAACAACTTTGACATGGAGGAGAAGGAGTTCAAGGTGGACAACTCTCTCAAGCTTCCGTCAAAGAGTTTGGTGGAAGATTTAAGAATTAAGTTTCCGGCTGGGGACTGCAACAAGGCCCGGTATTGCCCTTCTAATCCTGACTTGATAGGTTCGGCATCTTCCAACGGCTCAATATATGTCTTTGACCGCACCAAGCATGGGTTCGCTCGACAGAAATTGATTTCTGCAGGAGACACAGACCACCAGATTCATTGTCAGCTCTCCACTTCGCTGGAAGAGCATAAAAACGAAGCCGTTAGTCTTGCATGGAACTGGCAGCGACAGGGCCTCCTCGCGACAAGCTATTCCCACGGCCAGGTCTGTGTGTGGgaccttgaaaaatacGACAAGAATTCTCCTACGCTTATCAACCCACTTGCAATGTCCACTGTTGATCCCCGGGGATCGAACGAGGTTTCATGGATGGTTCGTCATGATTCTCTGTTGGCGTATTGCAGCGAAGACAATTTAGTAGGAATTATGGACATCAGGAACCCCGAAAAAGGTCAGAGCTCCGGCAGTAATCCACACCATTCGAATGGAATTAATACATGCCAGTTCAACTACCACAGGGACATGCTACTCTGCTCTGCTGATTCTGCTGGCAGAATCAACCTGTGGGACATACGAAATTTTACGCAACCATTGAAAACCCTTCTTCACAATGATTCGATCTCCGTCCTCCAATGGAACCCACGTGAACCAACCGTTCTAGCTACGGGAGGACAGGACGGTGGCCTTGTCAAGATCTGGGACCTTTCTCAACCTGAAGGCCAAGAGCTAATCTTCACGCACGGGGGACACATGTTGGGTGTCAACGACATTTCATGGGATCCACACGATACTTGGATGATGTGTAGCGTAGCCAACGACAACTCTATCCAGGTTTGGAGGCCTTCAAACAGCCTAGTGGAGCCCAAGTAAGTCCAGAAACCCGGAGACCCGTttaatcacgtgatatatATCCAATCAATTAAAGGGATTTTTAAT
Encoded here:
- the PGI1 gene encoding glucose-6-phosphate isomerase (highly similar to uniprot|P12709 Saccharomyces cerevisiae YBR196C PGI1 Glycolytic enzyme phosphoglucose isomerase catalyzes the interconversion of glucose-6-phosphate and fructose-6-phosphate required for cell cycle progression and completion of the gluconeogenic events of sporulation) — translated: MASNTFSDFKLASELPAWSKLQALYDAKSKSLNVKDEFAKDSKRFEKWSKTFKNYDGSEILFDFSKNLVDDEVLAALLELAKEAKVTELRDAMFNGEHINFTEDRAVYHVALRNRANRVMKVDGKDVAPEVDSVLQHMKEFSEQVRSGEWKGYTGKKITDVVNIGIGGSDLGPVMVTEALKHYSGALKAHFVSNIDGTHIAETLKVCDPETTLFLIASKTFTTAETITNATSAKNWFLSKTGGDAKNIAKHFVALSTNAEEVAKFGIDTRNMFGFDSWVGGRYSVWSAIGLSVALYIGFDNFEAFLKGAEAVDKHFVETPLEDNIPLLGGLLSVWYNNFYGAQTHLVAPFDQYLHRFPAYLQQLSMESNGKSVTRGNVFTNYTTGPILFGEPATNAQHSFFQLVHQGTKVIPSDFILAAQSHNPIENNLHQKMLASNFFAQAEALMVGKDEEQVKSEGATGGLVPHKVFSGNRPTTSILAQKITPAALGALIVYYEHLTFTEGAIWNINSFDQWGVELGKVLAKVIGKELEGSDNVKAHDASTNGLINQFKSWL
- the MSI1 gene encoding Msi1p (similar to uniprot|P13712 Saccharomyces cerevisiae YBR195C MSI1 Subunit of chromatin assembly factor I (CAF-I) regulates the RAS/cAMP pathway via sequestration of Npr1p kinase localizes to the nucleus and cytoplasm homologous to human retinoblastoma binding proteins RbAp48 and RbAp46), with the translated sequence MADEATHQETVAPVSTIAEERQKRYTRWKKNSKLYYDYLNTNSTKWPSLTCQLFPDLDLATDEHRILLSSFTSSQVPEDESLYVARLSSMKHIPWSSLNNFDMEEKEFKVDNSLKLPSKSLVEDLRIKFPAGDCNKARYCPSNPDLIGSASSNGSIYVFDRTKHGFARQKLISAGDTDHQIHCQLSTSLEEHKNEAVSLAWNWQRQGLLATSYSHGQVCVWDLEKYDKNSPTLINPLAMSTVDPRGSNEVSWMVRHDSLLAYCSEDNLVGIMDIRNPEKGQSSGSNPHHSNGINTCQFNYHRDMLLCSADSAGRINLWDIRNFTQPLKTLLHNDSISVLQWNPREPTVLATGGQDGGLVKIWDLSQPEGQELIFTHGGHMLGVNDISWDPHDTWMMCSVANDNSIQVWRPSNSLVEPK